From a single Bacillus pseudomycoides DSM 12442 genomic region:
- the esaA gene encoding type VII secretion protein EsaA: MKKIKWSILLFIILALVFATGTSYLALNKKLKKEDEKSTPKMTVALVNEDQGTLFEGNKIAFGDQFIKNINKDNNQQWYVVSRGVAENGLKNNNYNMMIVIPNDFSRKAVSIHAEAPEKLTLSYKVNATGNKELKTEAEKTAASILEDFNRRIIDVYFASIIGKLQAAQDNIGTIVDKEQAHMKVYKTDVHNPLANYTQQFKTVQDYTGVSVNSFKGFEGVLQRFGQTIDEGAKSNATYLGGFDNLQNLQTGNNLLANNFSNQLNQFNSDLSTNDVLKQLSALESANKVIASHFNDSDKQSNALTDSTAIQQYLADVTNKMKSYDEELADKLKKNIQETINEKLKAKLSGNNTKEIYLNTLMQQPDNQINEQIKSLINKLASMDVEEIDRLTLPDETKTQLKNVVQVSKKYGEENSFHYEGSNDIPLENTIKNIKKGLATDGIIFEDKEKVAKMDGEQMFNLQLPEGFELYSSTEALMINGQDYTADYLSNGSVKLPSREEGELSVGVRVKLSDENAKIDVFTPVTWKWNLTHTHEKTPTETKPVDPPTEGQETTGENNKQSNQVVKLTNRTKTPVHSIKQLTDSKTGSETKEPNKDGNKNPGGGTTEPGGGTTNPGGGTTNPGGGTTEPGGGTTEPGGGTTEPGGGTTNPGGGTTNPGGGTTEPGGGTTNPGGGTTNPGGGTTNPGGGTTNPGGGTTDPGGGTTNPGEGDKKVETIERTNDHIVHQKMEVLSPASSEGLIKDAVNTVKNYEELSGLYELYYGLDMKTEDLSGKLEKQALKDLATSKSLYYMLNKQNVLDIITGLVSSEIQAEVTSEMNQVKQKINDLQLLAKNVNQNSDRLAETLKQTSEQANVMNTNLAEYLNGAMKWREGSLKLMEEQRTIVSSREGEQTAILALDTGLKSLVTQSQSLAESSKGTLLASDEVYKTFDQINNQAKEIQDSGVTMVSKADTLLNDLTDKVSDDKSFAKNFSKVLANSRVGERQNEQLYKFLANPVLKQNDGVITAGNAFTPYLIVLVCFIVSLFTSYAIANQERKRHQQDDFEEKSSILDMNLPITAITFGIAIVEGVIIGIIAGKLLEFSGNQRLIWIAFITITMMAFVFVSTYLLRQAKMIGMFILLTSLSLYLFLTEAVGVKVTKTSYLGKLREFSPLQYIEDFLNNFISGKNDGHVTFAVLLVIAIVGFIINLFVWHKRWEEKIDDDETMHTAG; the protein is encoded by the coding sequence TTTGAAAAACAATAACTATAATATGATGATTGTAATTCCGAATGACTTTTCTAGAAAGGCTGTTTCAATTCATGCTGAAGCACCAGAGAAACTAACATTAAGTTATAAAGTAAATGCAACTGGAAATAAAGAATTAAAAACAGAAGCGGAAAAGACAGCCGCATCGATTTTAGAAGATTTTAATAGACGTATTATAGATGTATATTTTGCTAGCATAATTGGGAAATTACAAGCTGCGCAGGATAATATTGGGACAATCGTAGATAAAGAACAAGCCCACATGAAAGTATATAAAACAGATGTACATAATCCTTTGGCAAACTATACACAACAATTTAAAACAGTACAAGATTATACAGGTGTCTCTGTTAATAGCTTTAAAGGGTTTGAAGGGGTATTACAAAGATTTGGTCAAACAATCGATGAGGGTGCGAAATCGAATGCTACCTATTTAGGTGGTTTCGATAATCTTCAAAATTTGCAAACAGGCAATAATTTGTTAGCAAATAATTTTTCAAATCAGCTTAATCAATTTAACAGTGACCTTAGTACAAATGATGTGCTAAAGCAATTAAGTGCATTGGAATCGGCGAATAAAGTTATCGCAAGCCATTTCAATGACTCAGATAAACAATCTAATGCTTTAACTGACTCAACAGCAATTCAACAGTATTTAGCAGATGTCACAAATAAAATGAAAAGCTATGATGAAGAACTAGCAGATAAGCTCAAGAAGAATATTCAAGAAACAATTAATGAGAAATTAAAAGCAAAACTTTCGGGTAATAACACAAAAGAGATATATTTAAATACCTTAATGCAACAACCAGACAATCAAATTAACGAACAGATTAAAAGTTTAATCAATAAGTTAGCAAGTATGGATGTTGAAGAAATTGATAGACTCACATTACCTGATGAGACAAAGACGCAGCTGAAAAATGTAGTTCAAGTTTCTAAGAAGTATGGGGAAGAGAATAGCTTCCATTATGAAGGCTCTAACGATATTCCATTAGAAAATACAATCAAGAATATTAAGAAAGGCCTAGCTACTGATGGAATTATTTTTGAAGATAAAGAAAAAGTTGCAAAAATGGATGGAGAGCAAATGTTTAATTTGCAACTTCCAGAGGGATTTGAACTGTATTCAAGTACGGAAGCATTAATGATTAACGGACAAGACTATACTGCAGACTATTTAAGTAATGGGAGTGTCAAGCTGCCTTCTCGAGAAGAAGGAGAATTATCTGTTGGTGTGCGTGTCAAATTGTCGGATGAAAACGCAAAGATTGATGTTTTTACACCAGTAACATGGAAATGGAATTTAACTCATACGCATGAAAAAACACCAACGGAAACGAAGCCAGTTGATCCTCCGACCGAGGGACAAGAAACAACTGGTGAAAATAATAAACAAAGTAATCAAGTTGTCAAACTGACAAATCGCACAAAAACGCCAGTACATTCAATTAAACAATTGACAGATAGTAAGACTGGTAGTGAAACAAAAGAACCAAATAAAGATGGAAACAAAAACCCAGGTGGTGGCACAACAGAGCCAGGTGGTGGTACAACAAACCCAGGCGGTGGCACAACAAACCCAGGCGGTGGCACAACAGAGCCAGGCGGTGGCACAACAGAGCCAGGCGGTGGCACAACAGAGCCAGGTGGCGGCACAACAAACCCAGGCGGTGGTACAACAAACCCAGGTGGTGGCACAACAGAGCCAGGTGGTGGCACAACAAACCCAGGCGGTGGTACGACAAACCCAGGTGGTGGCACAACAAACCCAGGCGGTGGCACAACAAACCCAGGCGGTGGCACAACAGACCCAGGCGGTGGTACAACTAATCCGGGTGAGGGAGATAAAAAAGTTGAAACAATAGAACGTACTAATGATCATATTGTTCATCAAAAAATGGAAGTTTTATCTCCAGCATCATCTGAGGGGTTAATAAAAGACGCTGTGAACACAGTGAAAAATTATGAAGAATTATCAGGCTTATATGAACTGTATTATGGGCTTGATATGAAAACAGAAGATTTATCAGGAAAGTTAGAAAAACAAGCTTTAAAAGATCTTGCCACATCAAAATCTCTTTATTACATGTTAAATAAACAAAATGTGTTAGATATCATTACAGGTCTTGTTTCATCTGAAATTCAGGCGGAAGTAACATCTGAGATGAATCAAGTAAAACAAAAAATTAATGATTTGCAGCTCTTAGCTAAAAATGTTAACCAAAATTCAGACCGTTTGGCAGAAACATTAAAACAAACATCAGAACAAGCTAATGTAATGAATACGAATCTGGCTGAGTATTTAAACGGTGCAATGAAGTGGCGTGAAGGTAGTCTAAAACTGATGGAGGAACAAAGAACAATAGTAAGTAGTCGTGAAGGAGAACAGACAGCTATATTAGCATTAGACACTGGATTGAAATCATTAGTGACACAGAGTCAATCGTTAGCTGAAAGTTCGAAAGGTACTTTGCTAGCTTCTGACGAGGTATATAAAACGTTTGATCAAATTAATAATCAAGCAAAAGAAATTCAAGACAGCGGTGTAACGATGGTGTCAAAAGCTGATACATTATTAAACGATTTAACTGATAAAGTATCGGATGATAAGTCATTCGCGAAAAACTTCAGTAAAGTATTAGCGAATAGCCGTGTTGGCGAACGTCAGAATGAACAGTTATACAAGTTTTTAGCGAATCCAGTTTTAAAACAAAATGACGGTGTTATTACAGCAGGCAATGCCTTTACACCATATTTAATTGTATTAGTATGTTTTATTGTTTCTTTATTTACGTCATACGCTATTGCGAATCAGGAAAGAAAGCGTCATCAACAAGATGATTTTGAAGAAAAATCATCAATTTTAGATATGAACTTACCAATCACGGCAATTACATTCGGAATAGCTATTGTTGAAGGAGTTATAATTGGTATCATCGCTGGGAAATTATTAGAATTCAGCGGAAATCAAAGGTTAATTTGGATTGCTTTTATAACAATTACAATGATGGCTTTTGTCTTCGTTTCAACATATCTATTACGCCAAGCAAAAATGATAGGCATGTTTATCTTATTAACGTCATTAAGTCTGTATCTATTTTTAACAGAAGCTGTTGGAGTTAAGGTAACTAAGACATCATATCTTGGTAAGTTACGTGAATTTTCACCACTTCAATATATAGAAGATTTCTTAAATAATTTTATAAGTGGTAAAAATGATGGTCATGTCACTTTCGCAGTCCTTCTTGTAATAGCAATTGTTGGATTTATTATCAATCTATTTGTATGGCATAAAAGGTGGGAGGAAAAAATTGACGATGATGAAACAATGCATACAGCTGGCTAG
- the essA gene encoding type VII secretion protein EssA: MMKQCIQLARLSFVFFLFLFAAPLMGSAADSYLNDNGKLDFKVDRLHEDNQERNEKGQQETELDKAAIQLFNEEVEKQINEKQKKEKKEMKELNDSLFLNTKKIDKMKDTQKSLFSKNYNVRASSSEMDHSQAKTEESISPTLIGLIIIGVIFIFIGFGIIIRKIWM, translated from the coding sequence ATGATGAAACAATGCATACAGCTGGCTAGATTATCATTTGTCTTTTTTCTTTTCTTGTTTGCTGCGCCCCTCATGGGTAGCGCAGCAGACAGTTACCTGAATGATAATGGTAAACTTGATTTCAAAGTAGATCGGCTACATGAAGATAACCAAGAAAGAAATGAAAAAGGACAGCAAGAGACAGAGCTCGATAAAGCAGCAATTCAATTATTTAATGAAGAAGTTGAAAAACAAATTAATGAAAAACAAAAGAAAGAAAAGAAAGAAATGAAAGAGTTGAATGACTCTTTATTTTTGAATACGAAAAAAATAGATAAAATGAAAGACACACAGAAGAGTTTGTTTTCAAAAAACTATAACGTGAGAGCAAGTTCTAGTGAAATGGATCATAGCCAAGCCAAAACAGAAGAGTCAATTAGTCCGACATTGATTGGATTAATTATTATTGGCGTTATATTCATTTTTATTGGATTTGGAATCATCATTCGGAAAATTTGGATGTAA
- a CDS encoding EsaB/YukD family protein, which translates to MAIQTHINVTVDFHKWNGNTYDLRIPNHQSVKYLLKNLIETLKIEKYDTSNYVIKVVNKSLLLTDDDRLVDHQVTDGDILQVI; encoded by the coding sequence ATGGCTATACAGACACATATTAACGTCACTGTTGATTTTCATAAATGGAATGGAAATACATACGATTTACGAATCCCCAATCATCAGTCTGTTAAATATTTGCTTAAAAATTTAATTGAAACATTAAAAATTGAAAAATACGATACATCAAACTACGTAATTAAAGTTGTGAATAAATCGTTATTATTAACAGATGATGATAGATTGGTAGATCACCAAGTAACAGATGGAGATATATTACAAGTAATATAA
- the essB gene encoding type VII secretion protein EssB yields MTEKTIQIDSMEYRFEIEEDTWKLELAKSQTQVKDTRQLELLTEKSSMFLPVTIEEHDDTFTFTYTVEKKLLKWEDVKKLERNEKLRLIRNLSHFQEYLHRRITFFLHPDNLVFDANLMPFIIHRGIREIAPPKPLTENQFLLHYKCFIIALFSKKHSYDDLYAGLLESAKETTFEQNVVNMESFEELKQFIEVNFLKEQAKAEKTMQLVPKKQFKLFKYLAFSFAAATVILAAPVVYYTFMKVPYQNTLLEANKNFLATDYDKVISNLNEEEFESLPLASKYELAYSYLKVEKLSDEQKAAIMKNVTLKSDEKYLLYWIYNGKGNFDKSLDLAKSVDDPQLIMYGLIKQIEAVKNNPDLPGKERDEKLKTFEQQLNEYKKKYSDSSNEKDISNTKKAK; encoded by the coding sequence ATGACGGAGAAAACAATTCAGATTGATTCAATGGAGTATCGATTTGAAATAGAAGAAGATACTTGGAAATTAGAACTTGCTAAATCTCAAACGCAAGTAAAAGATACCCGTCAATTGGAGTTATTAACGGAAAAATCATCAATGTTTCTACCAGTAACAATAGAAGAGCATGATGATACATTTACTTTTACATATACGGTAGAAAAGAAATTATTGAAATGGGAAGATGTAAAGAAATTAGAAAGAAATGAGAAATTACGTTTAATCCGAAATCTATCTCATTTTCAAGAGTATTTGCATAGAAGAATAACTTTCTTTTTACACCCGGATAATTTAGTATTTGATGCAAATTTAATGCCGTTTATTATACATCGCGGAATTCGAGAGATTGCCCCGCCCAAACCACTAACAGAAAATCAATTTTTACTCCACTACAAATGTTTTATTATTGCTTTGTTTTCCAAAAAACATAGTTATGATGATCTATATGCTGGTTTATTGGAAAGCGCAAAAGAAACTACATTTGAACAGAATGTGGTCAACATGGAAAGCTTTGAGGAACTGAAACAGTTTATCGAAGTGAATTTTTTAAAGGAGCAAGCAAAAGCAGAAAAAACAATGCAACTTGTTCCGAAAAAGCAGTTTAAATTATTTAAATACTTAGCATTTTCATTTGCGGCAGCTACAGTTATCTTAGCAGCACCAGTCGTTTACTACACATTTATGAAAGTGCCGTATCAAAATACACTTCTAGAAGCTAATAAAAATTTCTTAGCAACGGATTACGATAAGGTAATTAGTAATTTGAATGAGGAAGAGTTTGAATCATTACCGCTAGCATCTAAATATGAGTTAGCGTATTCCTACTTGAAAGTAGAGAAATTATCTGATGAGCAAAAAGCAGCAATTATGAAAAATGTTACTTTAAAAAGTGATGAAAAGTATTTATTGTACTGGATTTACAACGGAAAAGGTAATTTTGATAAATCGTTAGATTTAGCGAAAAGTGTGGATGATCCACAATTAATCATGTATGGCTTAATTAAACAAATAGAAGCAGTGAAAAATAATCCGGATTTACCAGGAAAAGAGCGCGATGAAAAGCTAAAAACATTTGAACAACAATTGAATGAATATAAGAAAAAATATAGTGATTCATCCAATGAAAAAGATATATCTAATACAAAAAAAGCAAAGTAA
- a CDS encoding DUF3952 domain-containing protein translates to MKKRVKMGFISVLLGTCLTLTGCKVAYKDIVKALDEGDMKTVMAASDDGYAYVSVNAYRILEYPKVEEKEDEVRIGQVMKGTFSIRDHSFYGVTSQSKSTYTILYSGEHIRGTKDKKAERIYDTNISYTNKNIQFSTPNVDA, encoded by the coding sequence ATGAAAAAAAGAGTAAAAATGGGTTTCATAAGTGTATTACTAGGAACATGTTTAACACTTACAGGATGCAAGGTTGCGTATAAGGATATTGTCAAAGCACTGGATGAAGGTGATATGAAGACTGTCATGGCTGCAAGTGATGATGGGTATGCTTATGTGTCAGTAAATGCTTATAGAATTCTAGAGTATCCGAAGGTGGAAGAGAAGGAGGATGAAGTAAGAATAGGTCAAGTCATGAAAGGAACTTTTTCGATAAGGGATCATTCGTTTTATGGTGTAACATCACAGTCTAAGAGTACGTACACAATACTTTACTCTGGAGAACATATAAGGGGTACAAAGGATAAAAAAGCAGAGCGAATATACGATACAAATATAAGTTATACAAACAAAAACATTCAGTTTTCTACACCTAATGTAGACGC
- a CDS encoding ABC transporter permease: MKSKTGVLLGRLMRNIMRSPDTIITVAITPIMMLLLFVYVFGGAIETGTDNYVNYLLPGILLMAIASGVAYTSLRLFTDVKSGLMARFITMPIKRSSVLWAHVLTSLVSNALTIVVVILVALLMGFRSSADILDWLAVAGILGLFTLALTWLAVIPGLTAKSMEGATAYSYPLIFLPFISSAFVPTETMPKIVRAFAENQPVTSIVNTIRALLYEGSVGNGIWIALAWCVGIMVIAYFFASKVFKRQLG; the protein is encoded by the coding sequence ATGAAAAGCAAAACAGGGGTATTACTAGGGCGTTTAATGCGGAACATCATGCGCAGCCCGGATACGATTATCACGGTGGCAATTACGCCGATTATGATGCTGCTGCTGTTTGTCTACGTATTTGGCGGCGCCATAGAGACAGGCACGGACAACTACGTCAATTATTTATTGCCGGGAATCTTGCTGATGGCTATCGCATCCGGTGTCGCTTACACTTCACTGCGGCTGTTTACGGATGTAAAGAGTGGGCTGATGGCGCGTTTCATTACCATGCCCATCAAGCGCTCGTCGGTATTGTGGGCTCACGTGTTGACCTCACTTGTTTCCAATGCGCTTACTATTGTGGTGGTTATCCTCGTCGCCCTCTTGATGGGCTTCCGTTCCAGCGCTGATATCCTGGATTGGCTCGCGGTAGCTGGGATACTCGGGCTGTTTACGCTGGCGCTGACATGGCTGGCGGTCATTCCCGGATTGACAGCGAAGTCTATGGAAGGGGCGACAGCCTACTCGTACCCGCTGATTTTCCTGCCGTTTATCAGTTCGGCCTTTGTTCCCACTGAAACCATGCCTAAAATTGTCCGTGCGTTCGCTGAGAACCAGCCCGTGACTTCAATAGTGAATACGATTCGTGCCCTCTTGTATGAAGGGTCTGTTGGCAACGGTATCTGGATCGCGCTTGCCTGGTGTGTCGGCATCATGGTCATTGCTTACTTCTTCGCCAGTAAAGTATTTAAACGTCAGTTAGGGTAA
- a CDS encoding DUF3952 domain-containing protein, translated as MKLKKKAKVMIVMTIVASLFSGCSFWETKIEYEPFVKALDEGDMKTVMSASDDGYAHVTQRGIYSRYEEKEDGEHKKTIYQTTEGVYNTKDKSLYGETTQEITTDIKNEKNIGDNTNYKEEVVYNTNIKYENGQVQRPDSTLDVSYVNLIVDRLKGIGKLKMKPGDDIKKFDQPNTVVYSLTESEFQNIINDKLNIQYDEYGGASIVLHLDSANGPMQIWEVSIVMNYKKNDEGKLIEYLSQIHTYFESKKSNNQDAKKEYVDYKAQYKK; from the coding sequence ATGAAATTGAAAAAGAAAGCTAAGGTGATGATTGTTATGACGATAGTTGCGAGTTTATTTAGTGGATGTAGTTTTTGGGAAACGAAAATAGAGTATGAACCATTTGTAAAGGCTTTGGATGAAGGGGATATGAAGACGGTTATGTCTGCGAGTGATGATGGGTATGCGCATGTGACACAAAGAGGTATATACAGTAGGTACGAAGAAAAAGAAGATGGGGAGCACAAGAAAACAATTTATCAAACTACGGAAGGTGTATATAATACGAAAGATAAAAGTTTATATGGAGAGACAACACAAGAAATCACCACTGACATAAAAAATGAGAAAAACATTGGTGATAATACAAATTATAAAGAGGAAGTTGTTTATAATACAAATATTAAGTATGAAAATGGACAGGTACAAAGGCCAGATTCTACTCTTGATGTTTCATACGTGAATTTAATTGTAGATCGTCTAAAAGGAATAGGGAAACTAAAGATGAAGCCAGGTGATGATATAAAAAAATTTGATCAGCCTAATACAGTTGTATATAGCTTAACTGAATCAGAATTTCAAAATATTATTAATGACAAGCTAAATATACAATATGATGAATATGGCGGGGCGTCAATTGTGCTTCATCTTGACTCCGCAAATGGTCCAATGCAGATATGGGAAGTAAGTATTGTTATGAATTATAAGAAGAATGATGAAGGAAAGTTAATAGAATATCTATCGCAGATACACACATATTTTGAGAGCAAAAAAAGTAATAATCAAGATGCAAAAAAAGAATATGTAGATTATAAAGCACAGTACAAAAAATAA
- a CDS encoding YolD-like family protein codes for MNNANMSKERGMVKWTPFASMPEQFAGIRKIIEEKTKVPRPILTQDTKEMNENKLLFSLLSEEEILITYYEDGYVLTSYMTVIDIDPKRKNVICTDAFYHESTFNFIDIIAVE; via the coding sequence ATGAATAACGCAAACATGTCAAAAGAAAGAGGGATGGTAAAGTGGACACCATTTGCATCTATGCCGGAACAATTTGCTGGTATACGAAAGATTATTGAAGAAAAAACGAAAGTACCACGACCAATACTGACTCAAGATACGAAAGAAATGAACGAGAATAAGTTATTATTCTCGTTGTTATCCGAAGAGGAAATATTAATTACATATTATGAAGACGGTTATGTCCTTACTAGTTATATGACGGTTATTGATATCGATCCTAAAAGAAAGAATGTAATATGTACGGATGCATTTTATCACGAGAGCACTTTTAATTTTATCGATATAATTGCTGTTGAATAG
- a CDS encoding GNAT family N-acetyltransferase gives MIRKLTKSDHEQVLTFLKEEAALNLFIIGDIEAFGYDADFQELWGISTENGALQSVLLRFHDSFISYGKDDFSAADYEAILATYQPLKISGKSDIVEKFEDIQDIQLGTKNKMYFCECKDDTALPKTMLHTAIKLATIDDVERIMKLRSNIEEFPQTGQPEKILRQSLETNTGRTYYIEENGEIIASASTSAENSLSAMVVGVCTHPSHRGRGYASLILQKMIWDFTQEGRTLCLFYNNPAAGRIYKRLGFKDIGTWTMYR, from the coding sequence ATGATACGGAAACTAACAAAGAGTGATCATGAACAAGTGCTTACATTTCTAAAAGAAGAAGCAGCGCTTAACCTATTTATCATTGGCGATATTGAAGCATTTGGATACGATGCAGACTTTCAAGAATTATGGGGCATTTCCACAGAAAACGGAGCATTACAATCCGTATTACTACGCTTTCATGATTCATTTATATCATATGGAAAAGATGATTTTTCTGCTGCTGACTATGAGGCAATTCTTGCTACTTATCAGCCATTAAAAATCTCCGGTAAATCAGACATTGTAGAAAAATTTGAAGACATACAAGACATACAACTTGGCACAAAAAATAAAATGTACTTTTGTGAATGTAAAGATGATACTGCACTACCTAAAACAATGCTTCATACTGCAATCAAACTAGCAACCATAGATGATGTTGAGCGAATTATGAAGCTCCGAAGCAACATTGAAGAATTCCCTCAAACAGGACAACCAGAAAAGATTTTGCGGCAATCACTCGAAACAAATACAGGACGCACTTACTACATTGAAGAAAATGGAGAAATCATCGCTTCCGCTTCCACATCAGCTGAAAATTCCTTATCTGCAATGGTTGTTGGAGTATGTACTCATCCAAGCCATCGCGGCAGAGGATACGCTTCACTCATATTACAAAAAATGATTTGGGATTTTACTCAAGAAGGAAGAACGCTTTGCTTATTTTATAATAACCCAGCTGCTGGGCGGATTTATAAGCGCTTAGGTTTTAAGGACATTGGAACGTGGACGATGTATCGGTAA
- the ytfJ gene encoding GerW family sporulation protein yields MDHPIQGLMKAAMENLKEMVDVNTIVGEPVQTADGGVVLTVSKVAFGFGAGGSDFQTNDGQRAQGNPAFGGGSAGGVSITPVAFLVVNKDGVNILHLQNATHLAEKMIELAPQTIDKIQSIFQKNEKHTENHHPQNPDEIA; encoded by the coding sequence GTGGATCATCCAATTCAAGGATTAATGAAAGCAGCAATGGAAAATTTAAAGGAAATGGTAGATGTTAATACGATTGTTGGAGAGCCTGTTCAGACGGCTGACGGCGGTGTAGTGTTAACTGTTTCCAAAGTAGCGTTTGGATTTGGAGCAGGTGGATCGGATTTTCAAACAAATGATGGTCAAAGAGCACAAGGTAATCCGGCATTTGGCGGAGGGAGCGCAGGTGGTGTTTCCATTACTCCAGTAGCTTTTCTTGTAGTGAATAAAGATGGAGTAAATATTCTTCACTTACAAAATGCCACACACCTAGCTGAAAAAATGATTGAGTTAGCGCCACAAACAATTGATAAGATTCAATCCATTTTTCAAAAAAACGAAAAGCATACTGAAAATCATCATCCGCAAAATCCAGACGAAATCGCGTAA
- a CDS encoding class I SAM-dependent methyltransferase produces MTKFNWHKSAEKKWDNNAESWNQNSQEMWDHGSRSTIIPFFEKYVENGVAVLDVGCGDGYGTYKLSLAGYKACGIDLSEQMIQKGKKRGEGPNLSFVKGDLSSLPFENEQFPAILAVNSLEWTEQPLQALHEIKRVLRSDGYACIAILGPTAKPRENSYPRLYGKDVVCNTMMPWEFEKLAEEQGFQVVDGIGVYKRGVNEKMLGQLSVELQQALTFLWVFMLKK; encoded by the coding sequence ATGACAAAGTTTAATTGGCATAAATCAGCAGAAAAAAAGTGGGACAACAATGCGGAATCTTGGAATCAAAATAGTCAAGAAATGTGGGATCATGGGAGTCGGAGTACAATCATTCCGTTTTTTGAAAAGTATGTAGAAAATGGTGTGGCAGTTTTAGATGTCGGATGTGGTGATGGATATGGTACATATAAATTAAGTCTCGCAGGATATAAGGCGTGTGGTATAGATTTATCCGAACAAATGATTCAAAAGGGAAAGAAACGCGGGGAAGGGCCTAATTTGTCATTTGTAAAGGGAGATCTTTCTTCATTGCCCTTTGAAAATGAACAATTTCCAGCCATATTAGCAGTGAACTCGTTAGAATGGACAGAGCAGCCGCTACAGGCGTTACATGAGATAAAGCGTGTTTTGAGGTCTGACGGATATGCGTGTATTGCTATTTTAGGACCAACAGCAAAACCACGTGAAAATAGTTATCCTCGTTTATATGGAAAAGATGTCGTATGTAATACGATGATGCCTTGGGAATTTGAAAAGCTTGCAGAGGAGCAAGGGTTTCAAGTAGTGGATGGTATAGGCGTATATAAACGAGGGGTAAATGAAAAAATGCTTGGACAATTATCGGTAGAATTGCAACAAGCATTAACATTTTTGTGGGTATTTATGTTGAAAAAATAA